A section of the Primulina eburnea isolate SZY01 chromosome 1, ASM2296580v1, whole genome shotgun sequence genome encodes:
- the LOC140839619 gene encoding uncharacterized protein isoform X1, producing the protein MAQFSSVKRLFSGDTLSVSRFESKNHCKVKEFGGCGGAGLRFTTYSPSIKRGNHECKLSFFDSFTVHASSSSDPRNDPDGISYEILLEESVEFESDDLSGFRGLVLDISYRPVNVVCWKRAICLEFTDKADVLEYYDQTVNSPSGSFYIPAVLRVPHLLQVVKRRKVRRCLSRKNILSRDNFTCQYCDSAENLTIDHVLPIARGGEWTWENLVTACAKCNSKKGQKTLEEANMKLAKVPKAPKDYDILAIPLTNSAIKVLKMRKGVPEEWRQYLSKPYV; encoded by the exons ATGGCGCAATTTTCGTCAGTAAAGCGCCTCTTCAGTGGTGATACTTTGTCGGTTTCGAGGTTCGAATCCAAAAACCACTGTAAAGTTAAAGAATTTGGTGGTTGTGGCGGCGCAGGATTAAGATTTACCACCTACTCACCATCCATCAAACGAGGAAATCACGAATGCAAGCTCAGTTTTTTCGATAGTTTCACAGTGCATGCCTCCTCTTCGTCCGATCCTCGCAATGATCCCGACGGAATTTCTTATGAAATCTTATTGGAGGAGTCTGTGGAATTTGAGAGTGATGATCTTTCTGGTTTTAGAGGCCTGGTCTTGGATATTTCTTACAG GCCTGTCAATGTTGTCTGCTGGAAGCGTGCAATTTGTTTGGAATTCACGGATAAG GCTGATGTTTTAGAATATTATGATCAAACTGTAAATTCTCCAAGTGGTTCCTTCTATATCCCTGCAGTGTTGAGG GTTCCTCATTTACTACAAGTTGTGAAGAGGAGGAAAGTCAGAAGATGTCTTAgtcgtaaaaatattttaagtcgTGACAATTTCACGTGTCA ATATTGTGATTCTGCTGAGAACTTGACCATTGATCATGTTCTTCCAATTGCACGGGGGGGAGAGTGGACATGGGAGAATCTG GTTACCGCCTGTGCCAAATGCAATTCAAAGAAAGGTCAGAAGACCTTGGAGGAAGCAAATATGAAATTGGCGAAAGTTCCCAAG GCCCCCAAGGACTACGACATACTTGCCATACCACTGACAAACAGCGCTATAAAAGTGCTTAAAATGCGGAAAGGGGTGCCAGAAGAGTGGCGGCAGTACCTCTCGAAGCCATATGTTTAG
- the LOC140839619 gene encoding uncharacterized protein isoform X2 encodes MAQFSSVKRLFSGDTLSVSRFESKNHCKVKEFGGCGGAGLRFTTYSPSIKRGNHECKLSFFDSFTVHASSSSDPRNDPDGISYEILLEESVEFESDDLSGFRGLVLDISYRPVNVVCWKRAICLEFTDKVPHLLQVVKRRKVRRCLSRKNILSRDNFTCQYCDSAENLTIDHVLPIARGGEWTWENLVTACAKCNSKKGQKTLEEANMKLAKVPKAPKDYDILAIPLTNSAIKVLKMRKGVPEEWRQYLSKPYV; translated from the exons ATGGCGCAATTTTCGTCAGTAAAGCGCCTCTTCAGTGGTGATACTTTGTCGGTTTCGAGGTTCGAATCCAAAAACCACTGTAAAGTTAAAGAATTTGGTGGTTGTGGCGGCGCAGGATTAAGATTTACCACCTACTCACCATCCATCAAACGAGGAAATCACGAATGCAAGCTCAGTTTTTTCGATAGTTTCACAGTGCATGCCTCCTCTTCGTCCGATCCTCGCAATGATCCCGACGGAATTTCTTATGAAATCTTATTGGAGGAGTCTGTGGAATTTGAGAGTGATGATCTTTCTGGTTTTAGAGGCCTGGTCTTGGATATTTCTTACAG GCCTGTCAATGTTGTCTGCTGGAAGCGTGCAATTTGTTTGGAATTCACGGATAAG GTTCCTCATTTACTACAAGTTGTGAAGAGGAGGAAAGTCAGAAGATGTCTTAgtcgtaaaaatattttaagtcgTGACAATTTCACGTGTCA ATATTGTGATTCTGCTGAGAACTTGACCATTGATCATGTTCTTCCAATTGCACGGGGGGGAGAGTGGACATGGGAGAATCTG GTTACCGCCTGTGCCAAATGCAATTCAAAGAAAGGTCAGAAGACCTTGGAGGAAGCAAATATGAAATTGGCGAAAGTTCCCAAG GCCCCCAAGGACTACGACATACTTGCCATACCACTGACAAACAGCGCTATAAAAGTGCTTAAAATGCGGAAAGGGGTGCCAGAAGAGTGGCGGCAGTACCTCTCGAAGCCATATGTTTAG